ATTAAAAAGAATGTTCGCAGATTAGAATATAATATATATGACTAAAATTTGGTCAcacattcaaaaaatgttcaaaattttaaaaaatgctCAGGAATTGAAAATTGGTCATAAATTTGAAAAAGTTACAGCTGTTTTTTaaaaaagtaaaagaaaaaagaaaaggaaaagaacgAAAAAACAAACTTAAAAACTAAAATACAAATAGaaaaaatagataaaaaagtagaGAACAAAAAAACGTTTGCAACCATCCCAAAATGGCCAGAGAGGTTCCTAAAACAGAGTCCCAAAACCCCACGGTGCTCTTCCTCACGGCCTCCACGCGCGGTCGCCGGTGCTGCAGCCGCCAATGCTCCTCATGTGTGGACACGGCGGGCTCCCATGGCTCTTCCTCTCACAGCCGAAGCGGGCCGCCGGTGCTCCTCCACGCGTCATGGTGTGCACCTCCTCCTCAAGAAGCCAGCACGAGCTGACGACAACACGGAGAGAAGATGAGTGGGAGGGGGACCGGGAGATTGTGGGGGCTGTGACGACGATGTCACGGGCGGGATATGAGGTCGACCGTGTTGGCGGCGGTACAACAAcacttaccccccccccccccccccccccccctctccttgaGTCTGAGAATGACGAGCATTGTGCGTGGCTGTAGAGAGGAATGGGATAAGGTTGTACTCGCTCCATGTTCATGCTGAGAAAACTTGGAACGAGCGAATGAAACAGATGACGTGGCAGGACCTGTTCACCAAGATTCGTATAAACTATCGGATGGTAAATGGAGAGTTCGCCCGGATGCATAAAAAAGTGATGTCAGATTTGGTTTTTTATAGATCGCGATTTTGAATACTTTCATGTGTTTGGAGCAAATAAAAAATGAAGTTTTTATAAACTGTAGTATTCATGGAACTGTAAACTGTACTTTTTTGCTGTATTTGGAAAAGTGGTCCTGACCTCTTTTTAAAATAAAACAAGAGAAAACTtcggggagagagagagagttgttCAAGTCGCTATCTAGGTCGAGATAAGAACAGCTGTGATCGTTGCCTTTGATTTTTGATTATATAAAAGTATGGTAAATGAGTTGTAATATATATCCTGATTATTAGGCGTTTCGGTAGATTAGATTGTGTTTCATCGGTCCCTCGGGTCCATCTTCCGGTGACCTGCGACTCCTCCATCGTCTCTCTGCAGCCATACCAAAGGTATAGAGCACACTCGTATGTAGTATGCTAAGTCGGTGTTTACGTGGCTTGTAGCTTAATCTTTATTACATAAATGACACGCATATTTACCATGAAAAAGGAGAGATGTGTTGTGTGCAAGTGGTTGGGAGGCTTGCTCTGGTTTCcgcctttttttcttcttctcaaaGAAACTAGCTTTCCGCGGTGTATGGTTTGCACGATGAGCTGGATGGCACCTGAGTAAAGTAGTTGTTTAAATAGGCTAAACCTGCCAAAAGAACTATAGTATTCGGAAGAAACCTTCGTGATGTTTCGGTCCACTTAGAACCTGCCATGTCATTACCGTCTACAAGTCTCGATGCAAAATTCACAGAATCAGTATGACAGTTGTGGCTTCAACTACTTGTGCTTCATCACGTCAACGGAAAAACTACGTGCCACGCGCTGTAACAGCCTCTTGTTAAGAGTTTCCTTGTTTCTCAAGAATCTCACATGGAAccgagaaagaaagaaaaatctGAAGTGAGAGCGTGGATAGGTGGAACTGGAATTAACAGCGAGTGGCTACCACACTCCCCATGATCCATATGTATAACTAACACGGGAAAGTAGGGTTGTGTAGGAAAAAAGAAGGTTAAGTACGTGCTGGCATGTGCGCTTACGGGAACAGCTAGCGAATAATACATGGAAGTTGGGCAAGTTGCGTGTTCCTTGCACAAGCCAGTTCTCTTCAACCCGAATACATTTCTCGTCTTCTAGCTGGAACTGAAATAAAGTAGGGCAAGAAGGCTCTGGTTTCGTCTCTCTTGTCGAAGACTTGTAGGGTGGCGGGCATGTGGTAGGTGCGCACGATCAGCACATATATCCGGCGCATGTGGCAGCTTGTTTATTCCCTCGTGTCCTGTGCCATATCATATGCACGACGAGGTTAGTTGAACGGTGTAAAACAAGTGATTTACGTTGCGTGAGCAGCGAGAACAAACGTGTGGCACAGTGCGGGGATTGTTGATGAGAAGATGGAGGTTGCCGCGTGTGCATGTGTGTTCTTTGTTAAGAGGATAAACGGGATCCTCGCGAGTCAAAGTACCAACATGGGGATCGGTTGGGTAGGAGTAGGACGACGGCCTAGCCGACACTCTCCGTGATTACCTTTTCGACCCCTTTGTTCTTTACGCATGCATGATCGCGACGTTGCAACACTCGCTTGATAGCTTCCGTTCTGGTTCTTAGTAGTAGCCTTGTCTTGTTCATTGGCTGATGATCGATGAAATGTACCGTTTAGATCAATCAATAATATCCGAGGGGTTGGTATATATTCCTATATATCATTTCCACATGCATACAGAACGGAAGGTCCGAACCAGGTCACTGGTGTTTGGATGGTTGTACACCGTGATCGATAATTGGATCCATCATCGATGTGTAGTGGTCAAGTGGTGTTCTGGTGTGTAGTGTACTCATATGTATATATTGTACCTTGGTGTGACCAGATCAGCAATACCCCGTGCAGATAGCATTATTTATATCACCACAGCATCACATTTTCAAAGTCGCTGGTAGTACATGGTTTACCAAAATGAAATAACAATCGTTGGTACATTCCTGTTGGGCTCTCATCATCGGTGGCTCGGTGCTGTACTCAATCATGCATATGAACCGTTCCTCCGAATAAAAATAGGTGCGGAAAACCACGCATCAACCGTTAAAAAACTAGCCGAACCCGCCGTTATATACCCCCGTCGAACCTTGAGCCCAGCATCACATCGTCTCACCAAGCAGCAGCTAGCTAAGCTAAGCCTAGCCAAAGCTTCTCTAGCTTCGGTAGTCCAGGAAACATGAGGCTCGCGGTGGTTCTCCTCTGCGCCCTGGTGGCCGTCCAGGTCGCGCTCCTCGCCGCCCCGGCGGAGGCCGGCGAGCTGGTGGTCGGGTACTACGACAAGAAATGCAGGGGCGTGGAGAACGTCGTCCAGTGGCACGTCAGGAGGGCGCTCAAGACCAACCGCCGCGCCGGTGCCGCCCTCGTCCGCCTCCTCTTCCACGACTGCTTCGTCAGGGTACGTACATGTCGTGCACGGAGCTTATGTGGTCGACATAGGTGTCTATAAAATTGACGTGCGGAGCGCAAATTTAGTTTGCAAGCACGCCAAGTTCCTGGCAAAAATGAACCGAGACAGATTAGCAACGTTCGCCAACTAAACTTGTCATACTCGGCGAACAAAAATGCCGTGAGAAATGTTCATTTTGCCATGACAAAAGATCTGACGTTCACTGGGTAGTTAGGTCCATATTCCATAATATAACGATCATATGCATGCATGCAGGGTTGCGATGCCTCTGTGCTCCTTGACGCGTCCCCCGAGAACCCTCACCCGGAGAAGGAGGCGCCGGTGAACATCGGGCTGGCCGCCTTCGACCTCCTGGAGGAGATCAAGGCGGCCGTCGAGGACAGGTGCCCCGGCGTGGTGTCCTGCTCTGACATCCTCATTTACGCAGCCCGTGACGCGGCCCACGCCCTCAGCAATGGCAACATCCACTTCGACGTCCCTGCCGGGCGCCTCGACGGCCTCGTCTCCTCGGCCGCCGAGGCCCAGGCGGAGCTCCCGGACTCCACCTTCACCGTGCAGCAGCTCATCGACAACTTCGCACGCAAGGACTTCGACGTGGAGGAGCTGGTCATCCTGTCCGGCGCGCACTCCATCGGCGTCGGCCACTGCTCCTCCTTCACCGGCCGCCTCACCGCGCCGCCGGAGCAGATCAACCCGGCCTACCGCAACCTTCTCAACCACAAGTGCCACCAGGGCGCCAACCCGGCCGTCGTCAACAACGTCCGCGATGAGGACTACGAGACGGTGTCCAAGTTCATGCCCGGGTTCACCAGCCGGGTGCGCAAGATCAGCGACTTCCTCGACAACACCTTCTACCACAACAACCTCGCCAGGATCGTCAGCTTCAACTCCGACTGGCAGCTCATGACCCACACCGAGGCCAGGGGCCACGTCCACGAGTACGCCGACAACGCCACGCTCTGGGACGGCGACTTCGCGGAATCCCTGCTCAAGCTCAGCAAGCTGTCCATGCCCGCCGGGAGCAAGGGCGGCATCAGGAAGAAGTGCAGCATCGCCACCCACCCTCTCTACTAAACAAGTCGTATGCATGCATGAACAAGGTCGATCCAATGAAGAAGAGAACCTTTGCCCCTGGCGGTGTGCGGATTTCTTCAATAATCATGTGATTTTTCTGGTTCAATCCATTCTTTTGATTCCCATTGGTTGTGTATTTTATTTATGGCAACATATATGTATCACGGAAATAAAGTTACGGTCTTTCAAATGTATTACAAATGatttttttggaaatggaggtatgcccccggcctctgcatcatgaAGATGCATGCAGTCATATTATTAAAAATCCGGAAAGTACCGTCAAAAAGGTCGCTCGCACACGGAGCAGaaaaaaaaataaacaaaaggaAAAATACATGCTGACAAGATCAACCGATATGGTAATAAGAAGGATAAGCTTCCTAGATTCCTATCCTATTGTGTGAGCGCCATCCGAACCGGTTGAATATAGCCCAAGCTACCATCTCCCAttggttgcacccagtaaccaaaggctccctggagttcataggagtgagtaaggaccacgtacggatccaagCTATAGCCCTGAAGATAACCTGCAAGAAAGTTAAATTGTGTTGTCtgttaaaaatcatatcattCCTGCAGCTCCATATAGCCCATAATAGTGCACATATACCAATCCGAATACGGGCCGCAGTAATCTGCTCAACTCCAGCTAACCACGTCCCAAACAAAGACACAATATCAACTGGAGGACTAATGTTGAAGGCTATATGAATCATTCTCCAAAGTAACTTGGCAAGTGGGCAATCAAGAAATAAGTGTTGTATTGTTTCATCAtgatca
This sequence is a window from Aegilops tauschii subsp. strangulata cultivar AL8/78 chromosome 7, Aet v6.0, whole genome shotgun sequence. Protein-coding genes within it:
- the LOC109739516 gene encoding peroxidase 2; amino-acid sequence: MRLAVVLLCALVAVQVALLAAPAEAGELVVGYYDKKCRGVENVVQWHVRRALKTNRRAGAALVRLLFHDCFVRGCDASVLLDASPENPHPEKEAPVNIGLAAFDLLEEIKAAVEDRCPGVVSCSDILIYAARDAAHALSNGNIHFDVPAGRLDGLVSSAAEAQAELPDSTFTVQQLIDNFARKDFDVEELVILSGAHSIGVGHCSSFTGRLTAPPEQINPAYRNLLNHKCHQGANPAVVNNVRDEDYETVSKFMPGFTSRVRKISDFLDNTFYHNNLARIVSFNSDWQLMTHTEARGHVHEYADNATLWDGDFAESLLKLSKLSMPAGSKGGIRKKCSIATHPLY